From the Kitasatospora atroaurantiaca genome, the window ATGCACGTCCTCGGCGAGGAGGGCACCCTGGTCGTCTACACCGCGACCCCCGAGAACTCCGACACCTCCCGGCTGGCCCTGGCGCCCACGATCGGCATGTCGCCCGCCGAGCTGCGCGAACACCGGGACCGGATGCCGCCCTTCGACCCGGTCACCTCGCCGACCTCGCCGATCCTCGGCCACTTCTCCGAGGTGGTCCGGGCGGAGAAGGCCGCCGTGCGCAGCAACCACCCGCAGACCTCCTTCACCGCACTCGGCCGCCGGGCCGAGGAGTTGATGGCGGAGCACCGGCTGGACTGCCACCTCGGCGACCGCTCGCCCGTCCGGAAGCTGTACGACAGCGAGGCCCGGGCCCTGCTGATCGGTGTGCCGGTCTGGTGCTGCACGGCCTTCCACCTCGCCGAGTACTGGCAGCCCGAGCCGCCGATCCAGCGCTACGGCTGCGTGGTCACCGACGGCCTGGGCCTGCGCCGGTGGATGCACTTCGACGCCGTCCATCTCGTGGACGAGCACTTCGTCCCGATGGGCCCGGCGCTCGCGGCGGGGATGCCGAGTCTGGTCGAAGGCATGTTCGGCGATGCTGAATGCTTTCTGCTGCGGATCCCTGAAGGAGTGGACGTCGCCGACAAATTCCTGCGGGAATGCAGAACTTGACGAGAGCATGGGGCGATCTGCCTCCGCCGCCCTATTCCATTTGAGAACCTGACCTTCCTACACTGAAGGCCCTCTGTGGGGGAACGACGCAACTGGGAACTGAGCGCAGTACCAGCTACGTCTGAGGCGGAGCACCATCAACACACCGGACGGTCTCGGGGGAGGCGCGTGTGTACGGCGACCCTGGGGGTTGGGACGAGGACACGGCGCGGCCGTACTTCTTTCTCAGCTACGCGCACACACCGCGCGCCGGCACCCGGGGAGCGGGCGATCCGAACCACTGGGTGAGCAAGCTCTACGAGGACCTCTGCGAGGCGGTTCTGCAGCTCACCGACCTGCCGGAGGGCGCGCCGGTCGGCTTCATGGACCAGTCGATGCACCAGGGCCAGTTGTGGGCGCAGCGGCTCTCCCAGGAGCTGGCGAGCTGCCGGGTGTTCGTCCCGCTCTACTCGCCGCGCTACTTCAACAGCGTGGCCTGCGGCCAGGAGTGGCACTCCTTCACCCAGCGCCCGGTCTACCCGGAACGGCAGACCTCGGAGCGGACCAGCGGAATCGTTCCGGTGCTCTGGGTGGCCATGGGCCAGTACCAGCTGCCGGAGGTCGCCAGCCAACTCCAGTTCAACCACAGCAGTTTCGGCCCGGACTACGCGGCCGAGGGCCTGTATGCGCTGATGAAGCTCAGCTACTTCCGCTCCGCGTACGAGCTGGCCGTGTACCGGCTGGCCAAGCGGATCGTGGATGTCGCGGAGGACACCGTGATCCCGGTCGGCCGCCCGCTGGACTTCCAGTCGCAGCCGAGCGCCTTCAAGGCCGCCGCGCCGACGAAGCGGCTGAGGATCTCGGTGTTCTCGTACAAGCAGTCGGAGCTGCCGGACGGCCGGAACCCGGACTACTACGGTCCCAACCGGGTGGACTGGCACCCGTACCAGCCGCGGGCCGGACGGCCGTTGGCCGAGCACGCGGTGCGGCTGGCGAAGCAGCTGGGGTTCCACCCGAGCGTCCATGAGTTCGACCAGGAGGCGCCGGAGCTCCTGGCGAGCGCCGAGCCGGCCGCGCCCGGGGTGCTGCTGCTGGACCGCTGGGCCTTGCGGGATGAACAACGCCGGGAGATCGTAAGGAAGTTCGACCGGAGCAACCCGCCCTGGGTGAGCGTTCTGGAGCCGTGGAACTCGGAGGATCCGGACTGCGTCGCGCAGGACCGGCAGCTGGGTGAACTCAGCACCCAGACACTGCGGTTCAAGCATCGGGAGGCGAAGCCGAGCTTCCAGGGCGACTCCTCCGGGCTGGCCACCCTCGAGGAGTTCGAGGACGCCCTGCCGAGGGCGGCCATGCGGGCCAAGTACGCGTTCGAGGACCGGGCCAAGAGCACTCAGGGCAGGCCGGGTGCGCCGAGGCCCAGCCTGCGGGAGGCCTTCGGCGGTGAGCCCAGAACGGTCAACGAGCCCAGAACGGTCAATGAGCCCAGATCGAGGCGGCCCGGGACGGGCCGCGGCGAGCCGGGTAGTGATGAGGAAGGCGGCTCTCCCCCGGGGGCCGCTTTCGGGGGAGGAGAGGCATGACCGAGAACCCGACCAGGAACCTCCGGATGCGCGCCGAGGGCGTCGCCACCGCGGAGTCGGAGTCGCACGCCAACGAGGACCGGAACGGCCGGATCGTCACCTTCTACTCGTACAAGGGCGGCACCGGCCGGACCATGGCGCTGGCCAACACGGCCTGGATCCTCGCCGCCAACGGGTTCCGGGTGCTCACCGTGGACTGGGACCTTGAGGCGCCCGGTCTGGCGAAGTTCTTCCGCCCCTTCCTCGACCAGGCCGCCCTCGCCGGCACGACCGGCATGATGGACCTGATCACCGAGTACCGGGAGGAGGCGCTCCGCGAGGTCGACCACGCCCCCGGCTGGCACGAGGACTTCGCCCGCGTCCACCCGCACGCCCTCTCGCTCTCCTGGCAGTTCTTCCCGCCCGGCGGCAGCCTGGACTTCCTCTCGGCGGGCCAGCCGAACCGGGACTACTCCGAGACCGTGGGCCGGCTCGACTGGGACCTCTTCTACGAGCGCTTCGACGGCGGCCAGTTCTTCGACGCGCTCAAGCGCGACATGAGCCGGCGCTACGACTACGTCCTGATCGACAGCCGTACCGGGCTCTCCGACATCGCCGAGATCTGCACCGTGCAGATGCCCGACGACCTGGTGGTCTGCTTCACGCTGAGCGACCAGAGCATCGAGGGCGCCTCGAAGATCGCCCAGCACATCAACGACCGCTACCGCGACCGGGGCATCCGGATCCTGCCGGTGCCGATGCGGATCGACGAGGGTGAGAAGGAGAAGGCCGACGCCGGGCGGGCGCTGGCCCGGCTGCGGTTCGGCGGCCTGCCCGAGGGGCTGGCGGACGAGGACCTCGCCCAGTACTGGGGCTCGGTGGAGATCCCGTACCGGCCGTTCTACGCCTACGAGGAGATCCTGGCCACCTTCGGCGACCAGGTCGGCACACCGACCTCGATGCTGGCCGCCTGCGAGCGGCTGACCTCGGTGCTCACCCGGGGCCGGGTCGCCGGCCTGCCGCCGGTGGACGAGGACGTCCGGCTGCACTGGGTGGACGCCTACACCCGGCGCCGCCCGACCGTCCCCGCCGACCTCTACCTCAGCTACGTGCCCGAGGACCGCATGTGGGCCGACTGGATCGCCGCCGTCCTGGAAGGCGCCGGATTCCGGGTGGTGCCGCGGGACCTGGGCGCCGGGGCCGACTCGCGCTCGGAGACCGAGCGGGGCATCGACGCCGCGTACCGGACCGTCGCGGTGTTCTCCGCCGCGTACCTGCGCTCGCCGCAGGCCCGGGCGCTCTGGGACTCGATGGCCGGGTTCGACCCGGCGGGTACGCGGCGCCAGCTGGTGCCCGTCCGGGTCAGCGACGTCCGGCTCACCGCGCCCTTCAACAGCCGCAACCCCGTCGACCTGGTCGGCCGGGACGAGACCCAGGCCGCCGTCACCCTGCTGCGCGCACTCGGCCGGGCCGACGCGGTGCTCGACGAGGCGACCGCGGAGATCCCGCGCTTCCCCGGCACCAAGCCCTCGTACTGGTCCGTGCCGCAGCGCAACCCGTCCTTCACCGGCCGGGCCAAGGTGCTCGACGACCTGCGGGACCAGCTGGTCGGCGGGCCGACGGTGGTGCTGCCCACGCCGCAGACCCTGTACGGCCTCGGCGGCGTCGGCAAGACCCAGCTGGCGCTGGAGTACGCGCACCGGTACATGTCGCACTACGACCTGGTCTGGTGGATCGACGCCGAACAGACCGAGCTGATCCCCTCGGCGCTGGCCGAGCTGGCCACCAGGCTGGGGCTGCGGGTCGGCGACAGCGTCAACGAGGCCGCCGAGGCGGCGCGCGAGGCACTGCGCCGGGGCACCCCGACCTCCCGCTGGCTGCTGATCTTCGACAACGCCGACGAGCCCGGCGAGATCCGCCGGTACTTCCCCGGCGGGTCCGGCCACATCCTGGTGACCTCGCGCAACCAGGCCTGGTCCGGCCAGGCCGGGGTGCTCGGGGTGGACGTCTTCACCCGCGGCGAGAGCGTCGAGCACCTGTGCCGACGCACCCGCGGGCTCTCCCGGCACGACGCCGACCGGGTCGCCGAGGCGGTCGGCGACCTGCCGCTTGCCGTCGAGGTCGCGGCCGCCTGGCTGGACACCACCCGTACCCCCGTCGACACTTATGTCGCCCAGCTGCACGCCGAGGCCACCAAGGCCCTCGCGGTCGGCCGCCCGGCCGACTACCCGACGCCCGTCGGCGCCACCTGGAACGTCTCGATCGCCCGGCTGCGCGAACAGTCCCCTGCGGCCGTACGGCTGTTGCAGCTCTGCGCCTTCTTCGCGCCCGAGCCGATCTCGATGGACCTCTTCTACAGCGACCAGATGATCCGTGCCCTGGTCCAGTACGACGAGGACCTCAGCGACACCTTCATGCTCGGCAAGGTGATCCAGGCCGTCGGCCGGTACGCGCTGGCCAAGGTGGACGCCGCCAGCAACAGCTTCCAGGTGCACCGGCTGGTGCAGGCCGTGGTCCGCTCCGAGATGAGCGACGCCGACCGGGAGGCCGCGATGCACGAGGTGCACCGCATCCTGGTCGGCGCGCGCCCGGTGCTCGGCGACACCGACAACCCGGCCAACTGGCCCCGCTTCGAGAAGATCTGGCCGCACCTCGCCCCGTCCAGGGCCCAGGACTGCGACGAGCGGGAGACCCGCGAGCTGCTGATCGACCGCGTCCGCTACCTCTGGAAGCGCACCGACCTGGACCGCGCCCGGCGGCTCGCCGAGCAGCTCGACGCCACCTGGGTCGACCGGCTGGTCGGGGAGCGGGACGACTCCGAGCGCCGCAACCTTCGCCGCCAGATCCTCAGCCTCAACTTCCAGCTCGCCAACGTGCTCCGCTCCCAGGGCAACTACGCCGACGCCCTGGCGCTGGACGAGAGCACCCTGGCCGGCCAGCGGGAGCTGCTGGGCGAGCACAACCCGTACACCCTGATGACCGCCGGCTCGCTCGGCGCCGACCTGCGAGCACTCGGCCGCTTCCAGGACGCCCTCGACCTGGACCTCGAAACCTACAGCCAGTTCCGGGAGTTGTTCGGCGACGACAACCCCCGCACGCTTTCCATCGCCAACAACCTGGCCATCGACCACCGCCTGGTCGGCGACAGCGAGGCCGCGCGCGACCTCGACCAGGAGACCTGGGACCGCCGGAAGGCGGTGCTCGGCCTGAGCCACCCGTACACCCTCTCCAGCAAGTCCAACCTGGCCCGCGACCTGCGGGAGATCGGCGACTACAAGGGCTCCATCGAGCTGCTGCGCGAGGTCACCGTCGACCTCGACGCCGTCCTCCAGCCCGACCTGCCGGAGAACCTGCGCAACGCCAAGTCCCTCGCGGTCTCGCTGCGCCGCGACGGGCAGCTGCGCGAGGCACGCCAGATCACCACTCAGACGTACGAGCGCTACCTCGACCGCTACGGCGCCGAGGCGGCGGACACGCTGGCCTGCGCGCTCAACCTGGCCGCCGACCACAGCGCCTCCGGCGACAAGGAGGCCGCCCGCGACCTCGCCACCACCGTCTACGACGGGCACCGGCGGCTCTTCGGCGACGAGCACCCCTTCACCCTGGCCTGTGAGAACAACCTGGGCATCTACCTGCGCGGCAGCGGGGACGTCGAGGAGGCGATCCGGCGCGGCCGGCACACCGTCGCCGGGCTGCAGCGGGTGCTCGGCCCGGACCACCCGTTCACCCTCAACGCGATGATCAACCTGGCCAACGCGTACGGCGAGGACGGCCAGCTGGCCAAGGCGGAGGAGATGGAGCGGGCCGCGTACGCCGGTCTGTGCAACCGCTACAGCCCCAGCCACCCGGACGCCATCGCCTGCGAGGCCAACCTCGGGGTCACCCTCCGCAAGGCCGGCCGGCTCGCCCAGGCCACCGAGCTGCGCGACCACGCGGTGTCCGAGCTGCTCCGGCTGTTCGGGGAGGAGCACCCCAACACGGTGTCGGCGCGGGGCTGGAAGCGCATCAACCGGGACCTGGAGCCGCAGCCCGTGTAGACGCGTCCGCCAACACATGAGGCACCGGGCCAACCACAGGGGCGCGGGGAACTGCGCGAAGCGGTAGGGCACAGGCCGGCGCCTTCCGACCCCGCGCAGTTCCCCGCACCCCTGGGATGCCCACCTGATCGATGGCCCACCTACTGCGGACGCACCAGGAGCCCCTCGGGGGAGCTGTACCGTGTTGTAGCCTGCGGGCCTGATGACCGACACCACGCTGCCCCCCGTCCTCGTCACCCGTCGGCTCGCCCCGGGCGTGCTGGAGCGGCTGGCGCCGTCCTGCGCCGTCACCCTGCACGACGACGACCTGCCGATGCCCCGGCCCGAGCTGCTCAAGGCGGTGCAGGGCAAGGCGGCCGCCGTCACCACCCTGGACGACGTGGTGGACGGCGAGTTCCTGGACGCGGCCGGTCCGGGCCTGCGGATCGTCGCCAACCATGCAGTCGGCACCCACAACGTGGACCTGGCGGCCTGCGCCGAGCGTGGGGTGCTGGTCTCCAACACTCCCGGCGTACTGACCGCCGCCACCGCCGACATGGCCTGGGCGCTGCTGCTGGCCGCCACCCGCAGGCTCGGCGAGGGCGAGCGGTTGCTCCGTTCGGGACGGCCTTGGGCCTGGGCACCCAACTTCCTGCTCGGCCTGGAACTGGCCGGCACTCCGCTGGGCATCCTCGGCATGGGCCGGATCGGCCGGGCGGTGGCCCGCCGCGCCGCCGCCTTCGACATGCCCGTCGGCTACCACAACCGCTCCCGGCTGCCCGCCGCCGAGGAGGACGGCGCCCGCTGGCTGCCGCTGGACGAGCTGCTGGCCCAGTCGCAGGTCCTGGTGGTCGCCTGCCCGCTCTCCGCCGCCACAAGGCACCTGGTCGACGCCGACCGGCTGGCCCGGCTCCCGCGCGGGGCCGTGGTGGTGAGCATGACGGCCGGAGTGGTGGACGAGGAGGCGCTGGCCGCCGCCCTCGACTCCGGCCACCTCTTCGCCGCCGCCGTCGACAACTTCGAGCGCGAGCCGCAGGTGCCGGCCGCCCTGCTGGCCCAGGAGCGCGCCGTCCTGGCCCCGCACCTGGG encodes:
- the fxsT gene encoding FxSxx-COOH system tetratricopeptide repeat protein; translation: MRAEGVATAESESHANEDRNGRIVTFYSYKGGTGRTMALANTAWILAANGFRVLTVDWDLEAPGLAKFFRPFLDQAALAGTTGMMDLITEYREEALREVDHAPGWHEDFARVHPHALSLSWQFFPPGGSLDFLSAGQPNRDYSETVGRLDWDLFYERFDGGQFFDALKRDMSRRYDYVLIDSRTGLSDIAEICTVQMPDDLVVCFTLSDQSIEGASKIAQHINDRYRDRGIRILPVPMRIDEGEKEKADAGRALARLRFGGLPEGLADEDLAQYWGSVEIPYRPFYAYEEILATFGDQVGTPTSMLAACERLTSVLTRGRVAGLPPVDEDVRLHWVDAYTRRRPTVPADLYLSYVPEDRMWADWIAAVLEGAGFRVVPRDLGAGADSRSETERGIDAAYRTVAVFSAAYLRSPQARALWDSMAGFDPAGTRRQLVPVRVSDVRLTAPFNSRNPVDLVGRDETQAAVTLLRALGRADAVLDEATAEIPRFPGTKPSYWSVPQRNPSFTGRAKVLDDLRDQLVGGPTVVLPTPQTLYGLGGVGKTQLALEYAHRYMSHYDLVWWIDAEQTELIPSALAELATRLGLRVGDSVNEAAEAAREALRRGTPTSRWLLIFDNADEPGEIRRYFPGGSGHILVTSRNQAWSGQAGVLGVDVFTRGESVEHLCRRTRGLSRHDADRVAEAVGDLPLAVEVAAAWLDTTRTPVDTYVAQLHAEATKALAVGRPADYPTPVGATWNVSIARLREQSPAAVRLLQLCAFFAPEPISMDLFYSDQMIRALVQYDEDLSDTFMLGKVIQAVGRYALAKVDAASNSFQVHRLVQAVVRSEMSDADREAAMHEVHRILVGARPVLGDTDNPANWPRFEKIWPHLAPSRAQDCDERETRELLIDRVRYLWKRTDLDRARRLAEQLDATWVDRLVGERDDSERRNLRRQILSLNFQLANVLRSQGNYADALALDESTLAGQRELLGEHNPYTLMTAGSLGADLRALGRFQDALDLDLETYSQFRELFGDDNPRTLSIANNLAIDHRLVGDSEAARDLDQETWDRRKAVLGLSHPYTLSSKSNLARDLREIGDYKGSIELLREVTVDLDAVLQPDLPENLRNAKSLAVSLRRDGQLREARQITTQTYERYLDRYGAEAADTLACALNLAADHSASGDKEAARDLATTVYDGHRRLFGDEHPFTLACENNLGIYLRGSGDVEEAIRRGRHTVAGLQRVLGPDHPFTLNAMINLANAYGEDGQLAKAEEMERAAYAGLCNRYSPSHPDAIACEANLGVTLRKAGRLAQATELRDHAVSELLRLFGEEHPNTVSARGWKRINRDLEPQPV
- a CDS encoding TIR-like protein FxsC, coding for MYGDPGGWDEDTARPYFFLSYAHTPRAGTRGAGDPNHWVSKLYEDLCEAVLQLTDLPEGAPVGFMDQSMHQGQLWAQRLSQELASCRVFVPLYSPRYFNSVACGQEWHSFTQRPVYPERQTSERTSGIVPVLWVAMGQYQLPEVASQLQFNHSSFGPDYAAEGLYALMKLSYFRSAYELAVYRLAKRIVDVAEDTVIPVGRPLDFQSQPSAFKAAAPTKRLRISVFSYKQSELPDGRNPDYYGPNRVDWHPYQPRAGRPLAEHAVRLAKQLGFHPSVHEFDQEAPELLASAEPAAPGVLLLDRWALRDEQRREIVRKFDRSNPPWVSVLEPWNSEDPDCVAQDRQLGELSTQTLRFKHREAKPSFQGDSSGLATLEEFEDALPRAAMRAKYAFEDRAKSTQGRPGAPRPSLREAFGGEPRTVNEPRTVNEPRSRRPGTGRGEPGSDEEGGSPPGAAFGGGEA
- a CDS encoding aminoglycoside N(3)-acetyltransferase, which encodes MFAAGKLEQDLRDLGITRGETLLVQSSLRSIGRVDGGAGTVLKALMHVLGEEGTLVVYTATPENSDTSRLALAPTIGMSPAELREHRDRMPPFDPVTSPTSPILGHFSEVVRAEKAAVRSNHPQTSFTALGRRAEELMAEHRLDCHLGDRSPVRKLYDSEARALLIGVPVWCCTAFHLAEYWQPEPPIQRYGCVVTDGLGLRRWMHFDAVHLVDEHFVPMGPALAAGMPSLVEGMFGDAECFLLRIPEGVDVADKFLRECRT
- a CDS encoding 2-hydroxyacid dehydrogenase, with the translated sequence MTDTTLPPVLVTRRLAPGVLERLAPSCAVTLHDDDLPMPRPELLKAVQGKAAAVTTLDDVVDGEFLDAAGPGLRIVANHAVGTHNVDLAACAERGVLVSNTPGVLTAATADMAWALLLAATRRLGEGERLLRSGRPWAWAPNFLLGLELAGTPLGILGMGRIGRAVARRAAAFDMPVGYHNRSRLPAAEEDGARWLPLDELLAQSQVLVVACPLSAATRHLVDADRLARLPRGAVVVSMTAGVVDEEALAAALDSGHLFAAAVDNFEREPQVPAALLAQERAVLAPHLGSATVRTRQAMGSLAVDNVLAVLSGEEPLTPVR